A genomic stretch from Anoplopoma fimbria isolate UVic2021 breed Golden Eagle Sablefish chromosome 8, Afim_UVic_2022, whole genome shotgun sequence includes:
- the niban1a gene encoding protein Niban 1a produces the protein MGITTSSLLDETKSNYIKGQAEAELKEFTPYYRKQFSLARFAEVEDDLEQHKEKITQLLKQRESPEEGEVLYEESVLFFDETRKWKERYVVVRANYCLECHDGLETFVKGIPPRQKLLPTGGTVLTTEEKYMTMVDQCFPDDTSVKEDFAPPLSGMPGQFPVYLRLPYRRDSYFCFRQEAKQAGFLSILSDCIRHQNQDFLKKKTCEVQAFLKAIQLYRQGKGKYEAWDMLIGSDVRVMANVVMEQLLPSLEKDMLPCLKAKKTEKKRVWFATVEAAYILVQEHLLEGLSALKEECRTSFRQQEVLIHSDMDQILNSRRQLEEKVRAIVSERAEKLCSKSVQPYLASVLEELMEPVSSGFQEGRQLSQQAMDQVFQDVLLLADNEELKKTLANMARPNLQCCYQKIGSLQEKLQHLQERFGFSNISRVIHSAQIDLQQLTENAAYTFEQLLHKAVQDNPDNPSSAIEKAKHRVLKQYDYDSSTVRKRISGEALVSITLPFIKKNLAATCKTELQGLEQSVYADHSNYIDVENIYESILLQSLDKEVTKVVKEAASLMKYNLFNDSRDLLSQSSRSSLSSPPVSTPGSPALVLASPSKTPVEAQPLSPLVINGLSSSPEKEGQPENSVDSTDATTIETPLGKVEQKDAAQSVAVNEEVEASALIADEVFQTVNAEADTHPLTDTSSPSETQEVNLEVSPEAVIKKEEIPVETETVETAAEPQVQKTEAPKEAEITLSEIPTVVESIKTDVEEAAQIEAPVPSSDPTNEPVNTAEESTGCQTVASYEGETNCGGSDIKLEVPSSGETAELTSADISLDMKQQEEEPVTVSEPNSLDVSVGSESAPSDVESIEDVKPTQSSEDEVSMTSDVLEDKANVSQSPVSSGELAGDKTTSEKPSPQAQTEAVTGGVEASVEPSVEAEDATASQPSETTEEEESPEAQPIGCIKEIRDLVMEVIEVEELVQRYPSGIPKDEE, from the exons atgGGGATCACCACATCCAGTCTGCTGGATGAGACCAAATCCAACTACATCAAAg GCCAGGCCGAGGCCGAGTTGAAGGAGTTCACTCCGTACTACAGGAAGCAATTCTCTCTGGCTCGTTTCGCAGAGGTAGAAGATGACCTGGAGCAGCACAAAGAGAAGATCACACAGCTGCTCAAACAGAGG GAGTCTCCGGAGGAGGGCGAGGTGCTGTATGAGGAAAGTGTCCTTTTCTTTGACGAGACCAGGAAGTGGAAGGAGAGATACGTGGTGGTGAGAGCCAACTACTGCCTGGAGTGTCATGATGGCCTGGAG ACTTTTGTTAAAGGGATCCCTCCCCGTCAGAAGCTGCTGCCTACAGGGGGCACCGTTCTGACCACAGAGGAGAAGTACATGACCATGGTGGACCAGTGTTTCCCTGATGACACCA GTGTGAAGGAGGACTTTGCTCCTCCTCTGTCGGGGATGCCGGGACAGTTCCCCGTCTACCTGCGTCTGCCCTACAGGAGAGACTCCTACTTCTGCTTCAGACAGGAGGCCAAACAAGCTGGCTTCCTCTCCATCCTGTCAGACTGCATCAGACACCAGAACCAAG ACTTCCTGAAGAAGAAGACCTGTGAAGTGCAGGCCTTCCTCAAAGCCATCCAGCTCTACAGACAGGGAAAAGGCAAATACGAGGCCTGGGACATGCTGATAGGAAGTGATGTCAGG gtgaTGGCCAACGTGGTGATGGAGCAGCTGCTGCCCTCTCTTGAGAAGGACATGCTGCCTTGCCTCAAAGCCAAGAAGACTGAGAAGAAGAGAGTCTGGTTTGCT ACGGTGGAGGCGGCTTACATCCTGGTCCAGGAGCATCTGTTGGAGGGACTCTCAGCACTAAAGGAGGAATGTCGAACGTCGTTCCGGCAGCAGGAGGTGCTCATCCACTCCGACATGGACCAGATCCTCAACTCCAGGAGGCAGCTGGAGGAAAAAGTCCGAG CCATAGTGTCGGAGCGAGCAGAGAAGCTGTGCTCCAAGTCCGTCCAGCCGTACCTGGCCTCGGTCCTGGAGGAGCTGATGGAGCCGGTCAGCTCTGGCTTCCAGGAGGGACGGCAGTTGAGCCAACAGGCCATGGACCAGGTGTTTCAGGACGTCCTGCTGCTGGCAGACAACGAGGAACTGAAGAAG ACTCTGGCAAACATGGCCAGACCGAACCTGCAGTGCTGCTACCAGAAGATCGGCTCCCTGCAGGAGAAGCTTCAGCACCTGCAGGAAAGATTTGGTTTCTCCAACATCTCAAGAGTGATCCACAGTGCTCAGATCGACCTGCAGcag ctAACTGAGAATGCAGCCTACACCTTCGAGCAGCTGCTCCACAAAGCCGTCCAGGACAACCCCGACAACCCCAGCTCTGCCATCGAGAAGGCCAAACACAGAGTTCTCAAG CAATACGATTATGATAGCAGCACAGTGAGGAAGAGGATCTCCGGGGAGGCCCTCGTCTCCATCACTCTGCCCTTCATCAAGAAAAATCTGGCCGCCACCTGCAAAACT GAGCTTCAGGGTCTCGAGCAGTCGGTCTACGCCGACCACTCCAACTACATCGATGTTGAGAACATTTATGAGAGCATCCTCCTGCAATCTCTGGACAAGGAGGTAACCAAAG TGGTGAAGGAGGCGGCCAGCCTGATGAAGTACAACCTGTTCAACGACAGCAGAGACCTACTCAGTCAGTCCAGCCGCTCCAGCCTCTCCTCCCCGCCCGTCTCCACTCCGGGCAGCCCCGCCCTGGTGCTCGCCTCCCCCTCTAAAACCCCCGTTGAGGCCCAGCCCTTGTCTCCTCTTGTGATCAACGGTCTGTCGTCCAGCCCCGAGAAGGAAGGGCAGCCGGAGAACAGCGTAGACTCGACGGATGCGACCACTATTGAGACGCCCCTGGGGAAAGTGGAACAAAAAGATGCGGCTCAGAGTGTCGCTGTcaatgaggaggtggaggcatCGGCACTTATAGCAGATGAAGTCTTCCAAACTGTGAACGCAGAAGCAGATACCCATCCTTTAACGGATACATCCAGCCCGAGTGAGACACAGGAAGTTAACCTAGAAGTGTCTCCAGAAGCTGTGATCAAAAAGGAAGAGATTCCTGTCGAAACAGAAACAGTGGAGACGGCCGCTGAGCCTCAGGTGCAGAAGACAGAAGCTCCAAAAGAGGCAGAAATCACTTTGTCAGAAATCCCCACTGTTGTAGAAAGCATAAAGACAGATGTGGAAGAAGCAGCACAGATAGAAGCTCCTGTACCAAGTTCTGATCCTACAAATGAACCAGTAAACACAGCAGAAGAGAGCACTGGTTGCCAAACTGTCGCCAGCTATGAAGGAGAGACAAACTGTGGAGGTTCAGATATTAAGTTAGAGGTGCCCTCTAGCGGTGAAACAGCTGAACTCACATCTGCAGACATCAGCTTGGACATGAAGCAACAGGAGGAAGAACCAGTGACCGTCTCAGAACCCAATTCTCTGGACGTGTCGGTGGGAAGTGAGTCGGCCCCGTCAGATGTGGAGTCCATAGAGGATGTGAAACCAACACAGAGCAGCGAGGACGAAGTCTCAATGACCTCTGACGTCTTGGAGGACAAGGCCAACGTCAGCCAATCACCGGTGAGCTCGGGTGAACTCGCTGGGGACAAAACCACGAGCGAAAAGCCGTCTCCTCAGGCACAGACCGAAGCTGTGACGGGCGGGGTTGAGGCAAGCGTGGAGCCATCAGTGGAGGCGGAAGATGCTACAGCCTCTCAGCCTTCTGAGaccactgaagaagaagaaagcccTGAAGCACAGCCCATCGGCTGCATCAAGGAGATCCGTGACCTGGTGATGGAGGTGATcgaggtggaggagctggtgcAGCGCTACCCCAGCGGAATTCCAAAAGATGAGGAATGA